The DNA window GTTTAGATGACTTTTACAGTAATTTAGCTCTGAGATGAGAGAATTGTTTGACTTAGGTAATGGCATTCAGAATGAAGACCTTAAAGTGAAACCAAAAGAcatattgaagaaagaaatgatagGGTTATCCATTTCCATGACAAATGGAAGatttggggaaggaagggaaaaagggtGAAAGAGAACTGCATTCCGTACTTTAGGGTTTGCAGTAGGTTACTGATGTTCTGCATTTTCCAGAATTAGAGTTCTTTCAGGACATGTTTCCCTATTCATATACTGAGTGTTTTCTCTACTATAATGAGTATATATGTCTGTTTTCTTTAGTAAATTTGAGTAGGtagtttaaaatgaattttttcacttatttttttccccaaatttcattaatttgttttttcttttttctcggAATCACACATTCCATGCTGTTTTGCACTCCTTTTTGCCGTCTCTCTAGGAAGTAGATTTATGACCTTCAGCGTTCTGAAAAGCAGTATGGTAACATAGAAAGGGCAAAGGCTTTGgtatcagacagacctgggttccaCTGTTACTATTATTTGCTTCATATTCTTAACAGGTTACTGAATCTGTGAGTTTAGTTTCTTCATCCCTAAAATGGTATCGTTATGCTTATGTACGAGATTGTTAAGAGAAAATGTAATACTCTATTTCAGGCCTGACCTGTAACCTTCAATGATTGCTTATTCCTTGACATTTGTGTCACCACAAGGACTCTAAAGAAAACTAGTATGCATGGGGGGTTGTAATTGCCTCTTTTAAATCAACAAGAAGAGGTCACTAGAAGATTGTATAAGCCTCGCTGTTTTTTATAGGTATGAATTCTGTTTTGTAAAGAGGCAGTCCCCAAtggaaaaaagtcaaattattcacaatttgcattgttttccttgctcccctcccccattttctttcatcttcaatttcttcacTCTAGACTAGGCCTTCTCAAACTTAAATGTACACACATATCACTtggaaattttgttaaaatgcagattctgactcaaGATGTCTCAGGTGGAGCCTTAGATTCATATTTCTAACAAGCTTTTAGGTGATGCCATTGCTGTCGTTCCTTGAGTCATACTTTGAGTAGCAAGTTTCTAGTGGCTTTTGACACCTAAACCCATCCAATGGCTATTACATCACCAGATAGCACCCTGCTTTTCTCCCTGTTGTGTGATAGTGGTGGTCGATATACTGTGAGCTCCTTTGTACCTCAGTGTCATTTGTGAGTCTGTTGAAGCTACCACTGGTTATTCTGTTTCTAGGGCTACTGTATCATCTAAGGTGACTTTTCTCCTTGCCTAACCCATCTTCCTCatccctaggcaaccactaagcTACTTTGTGTCTCCATGGATTTATCTATtgtggatattttatataaaaggaatcaCACAATATACAGCCTTTGTGACTAGATTGTTTCACTTCCCATAATGTGTTTCAAGGCTTATTCATatggtagcatgtatcagtacttcatttcttttcattgccaaataatatttcattgtaaggACATATGCCGCATTGTATTTAAcagttcatcagttgatggacatttgggttgtttctactttttggctgttaCGAACAATGCTTCTATAAACCAACATCTAAGTTTTGTGTAAAAATACGTTTTAATTCCTCTAACGAGTtaaattgctaggtcatatggtacctttttaatttttttgaagaagtGCCAAACTGCTGTCTAGTGCactgcaccattttactttcccgCCAGCAATGTTTGTGGGTTTCAGTTTTTAGCCAGtctagtgggtgtgaaatggtattttggttctgccttttttttttttttaagacggagccTCGCTGtcttgtgcaggctggagtgcagtggtgcagtttcggctcactgcaacctctgcctcccgggttcaaacgattcttctgcctcagcctcctgggtagctgggattacaggcgcctgccaccacacccggctaattttttgtatttttagtagagacggcgtttcaccacgttggccaggctggtctcgagctcctgaccttgtgatctgtccgcttcagcctcccaaagtgctgggattacaggcatgagccatcatgcccagccctacTTTTTTTATTGTACAAATTTGTATGGTGTCTTTTAATGTAACCAGAAATATGGTAAAAAGGAATTGAGCACTTTAACTTATCAGATATCTTATTTCCCATTCCTTTTCCCAGTTTGTAGAATGTATTTGCAgctatgccatatatatatatatatatatatatatatatatatatatgtgtgtgtgtgtgtgtgtgtgtgtgtgtgtgtgtatatatatatataaaattttttttttttttttgagagagaggtggtctcaaattcctgggcaaagcagtcctcccacctcagcctccttaagtgctgggattacaggtgtgagccactgctcctggccaagtatgccatatttttgtaataagtatattctaataaaattttatgtagaatCACATTTTGGTTCTGTTGAGCAAATCATTTAAACAACTTTATGTGAGTTCATTTATAACTCACAATTAAACTAAAAATGATTTAATGAGTTTAGGGTTCTTCAAGTAGGAGAAATATGTATAAATTGGTGGTTACTAAATGCCTTTATTGCTCTTATCATTTAGAATCTTCAAATTGGAATGAAAATGTCCTCCTCGGTGTTATTTCTTCTGTGTGGCACTCATCAAATTAAAACAGGAGGGGAGTGTGGTGGGGAGGGAGTAGTGAAAGCAGCATATAATTCATAACCAAGATTGGAAAGCTGGGTTTAAATGGAAGTTTGTCTTTTCTATGGAGGGGTACAACTTGGGAGGAGGGGTAAGTTGGTTGACTTATCAgaacttcaattttctcatttctaaacaATGAAAATGGTACCTCATGggattattatgaggattaagtaGGTAAACATATTTAGAACCTCAGTGTGGTTCCTGACATGTGCTcggtataaataaaaattttttatctcTCTTCTGGTTGCATCTCATAAGCACTACACAAACTATACTGATGGTTCTAGTGTTAATGATAGTAAATATGAGGCACAATACAATGTTTGAGGCTATTACTCTAAAGACCATTAACAAgaagttaaattatatttataacaagcacacacaaatatacatacacttataaatacacactttttaaaatttcctattttaaggTAGAGGAGGCTCTTAACAAGGTTTAGAAACTTAGATGCTAGAAAAGACATACTTATTTGACTGTGTCAAATTTAAAAAGTGACCataggccgagcacagtggcttatgcctgtaatctcagcactttgggaggccaaggcaagagaattgctagagtccaggagttagagacgagcttgggcaacatggaaagaccttgcctttacaaaaaataaaaaaattagccgggtgtattggtgtatgcctgtggtcccagctacttgggaggctgggataggaggattgcttgagcccaggatgtcaagggtACTAGtgggccagcctgggtgacagagtgagctcgtgtctcaaaaataaataaagaagactataaacaaaatagatatttgaaaaaatattgcaaaatgGAAAATGAGGCAGAGAATTAATTTCAGTAACAAAGGACTGATACAAACTGaccagaaggagaaaaaacaaaacaattgagaaataaagctaaataatatgaataaaaaattcaCATAAGAACACATCTGGGTAGCCaaaaaatgtatgaataaatgCTCAAACTCACTTATAgataggaaatgcaaattaaagtagcaatgaaggccaggcacggtggctcatgcctgtaatcctagcactttggaaggccaaggcgggtggatcacttgaacccagaagttcgagaccagcctgggcaacgtggggaaaccctgtctctaccaaaaatacaaaaatttgcctgacaaaaatgaaaaaaatctgtaatataTATTACTGCCAGGCTCATTCAGTACTAGGGGATATGTGAATTGGTAGAGCCTTTTTGAAAACCAGTCATACAGTGTcttttaatattcaaatatatataccCATTAGCCCTGTAGGGCCACTcttgagaataagaaaaaagcacCTACCAGTAAGGATATATATTCAAGGATGTTTACAAGATCATTATTtctagtgggaaaaaaaaacccaaaacttaaaaaaagaaaaaaactgaaaataaatgttgaCTGAGTTGAATAGATTGACACCATGGCGTAGTTTGCAACCATTAAGAAGCATTAATTAGAGATATACCAGCTGATTTTTAGGGATTTCCTTTAGGTACTATGGAATGAGAAAACTAATAGGCAGAAGAgcctataaaataatatttgataaaacAATGACATTCCCCCTTATTTCTATGTGTCTTTGTAACTGAGTAAGCATGGATAAATTTGTGGAAGAATAATAATGCAGGGTAGAGTGAATAAAGCAAAACATTAGGAAAAGTGTATGTGGTGTGATCAcatttatgcatttatatattacatgtgaatgtgtatgtaaaaatgaaaactatatagAAAGCAAATGTTCTTCTATATTTGTTACTACAACAGATGGCCATAATTtggttttgaggaaaaaaaactaaaaatttgacATTTGGGACCTCGGTTATGATAAAAGTTCCATAATTCACACTCAGGGAAGAAcatctttcatgttaaaaattgaTACAGGATATTGCGAATAAACAACAAATAGgaaattttgaaagtttttttcaaGAACTTGAgtgtttattttagttttccatAATACAGCTTTGTCTTATATTTTAGGAAGCCACAGATGATGGACATAACAACAACCTTCTTCCTCAGATTATTCAGTGTTTTGCATGTCCAAATTGCTTCCTTCTTTTTAGCAGAAAGGAGGAGTGTTCAAAGCATATGTCTGGAAAGAATCATTTCCATCAGAGTTTCAAACTGGGTGGTATGTTAATACTCTCTTCTGCTGAAAATTAAACTACTTGAATCTTTGCTGATTTATCATACTTCTCAGATCATTCTTGAGATTACATATCCTCATCTTAGTTTTAGAACTATGAAAGTAAAAGATTATCTCAATTCCTACTTAAAAACAAagattcttaatatttatttgtacGTATGAGTAAGGCTTACTAACTTTGAAGACTGAAGAAATCCTGggaagcaaatatttattcaggatAATGTTATGTTATATCATGATATCTTGGAAGTTTTCTGTTTCTCGGCATTTAAGACTCAAATTTTAATTTGAGTATAAGTAAGGCATTCTTTGTATTTAAGGCTAGAAAGTGGCTTCCCTTAGATTTTTATTGCCAAAATAACTGTCTTCTTTTACTTACTCCAACTAATGTTGAGAAGGGCTGAGGGGAGGAAGGTTGGGTTACTCTGTACTCAAATAACTTTGCAAATTATagtttattttgtctttcagataACAAAGGAATTGCACATCCAATATCTTTCCCATCTTTTGCAAAGAAACTTTTGATCTCTCTGTGCAAAGATGTTCCCTTTCAAGTTAAGTGTGTGGCCTGCCACAAGACACTGCGTTCCCACATGGAGCTCACTGCCCATTTCAGGTTTGTATTGGTCTGGAGCTGTAAAGGAATACGGATGAGTGTTTGCCAGTGAGAAgattcaacaaatacattttctttccatgtttctctccttttaaaatgagaatatacaGTTGCCTGGAAATTAGCCAAATTTAACATAGTGAGAGAAGTTAGAGTTGTGGAAAACGTGGATATATTGATATTCTGCAAGTGTAAAGCAAGCTAACAGTTCTAAGTTTTGTGTATGTTCTTCTGTGTGTGTTCTGTAAGTATGAGTAGGAGAGGAAAGGGTTAAAGTAGAACCTTGGCTTTAAGTCAACCAGAATGGAAAGTATCATATACATTTGAAAGATTAAATCTCAATGAAAGGCCAAATTTATCAAGTAACCAAGAAAGAGTCCAGTATGATTTGTGATTGCCATAGTATCTGTGAGATTTATCTATATTGTTTAGTACATTGTTCCTTCTTATTGGTAAGTAGTATTGTGTGAATATAGCACAATTTGTTGATCCATTCCCTTGTTGATAGATAGTTGGGTTGTTTACAATTTATAgcttttatgaataaagctgctttgaATACTTTGCACAGGTCTTTTCATggtcatatgttttcatttctcttggatggACATTGAAAAGTGGAATTGTTGGTTCAGAAGTAggtttatatttaactttatgaGAACCTACTAAATATCCAAAGTTGGTCGTATTAGTTTCATTCCTACAGGTAAGGTATGAAAGTTCTAGTTACTCTTCACCCTTGCTAACATTTGATATTGccactctttttcattttagctattCTTGTGTCTCATTTTAGTTTATTATGTGCATTTTCTTGATAAACAATGATGTTGGGCACTTTCTTGTGTTTATGGGctatttgtttatctttgtgaaatctctgttcaagtcttttgccagTCTtcaaaattggattgtttgcctTCTTAATAGTGAGTtggggttctttatatattctagatacaaatctTTTGTCAGATTCGTATCTAGAATACAGGAATTTCtagaatatacaaatatttatgagtatattttcctgtgattttgcatattcatatttttaattataccttttgatgaacagaagctTTTCTTTGCATTAGGTGTAtaatttgttgattattttcttcttttatggttATGCTTTCTGTGTCCTGAGAAACCCTTGCCTCTTCTTGCTtaaagaatgtattttatttccctaaattcagctttgatatttttaaatatttatgtttatttctataatctatttcaaatttttgttgatttttacaaCAACCATTGTCTGGTTTCCCTGGCAATTCTCTGTTGTTTGCCCATTTTCtagttcattgatttctgctctttaaactttgagtttaatttgctTATCTTTGTCTAGCTCTTAAAGGTAGAAGTTTAGATTGACTTTGGATCTTTGTTttcaatataaacatttaaaaatataaatttcccaCTAAGCACTGCTTTACCTGCATGCCACAGATGTTgataagttgtgttttcatttttattcagttaaaaatacgtatctcttttttcctcatttaaccatagagttaccatatgatccagcaatttctgCTTGTTGACAGCCAAGAGCAAAGTGAACTTGCTCTTGTTCACAAATACTTGTATgtttgtttatagcagcattattcataatagtaaaaaaatggGAACatcccaaatgtctatcagctgacaaatggatttttttaactGGACATATccatacaagggaatattatttggccatgaaAAGGATTGAAATCCTGATTACATGTTACAACCtcaatgaactttgaaaacattatgctaaatgaaataagctagtcacaaaaagtccatttatatgattccattcacatGAAATTCCAGAATAGGGAAATCTGTAGACACAGAAAGTAGTTGCTTAGGGTTCAGTGGTTGCTTGGAGTTGGGGAGCATGGCGaaaagggaggtggggaggtgatAGCTAAAGGgcatgggttttctttttgacataacacaatgttctaaaattaactaTTGATGGTTGCACATATCTTTATGTGAAAAATAGTTGAAATTATATACCCTAAATGGATGAAttatatggtatatgaattatgaattatatcctttttttttttttttttttttttaaagatagggtctctgtctgtcacctaggctggagtgcaatggtgcaatctcggctcactgcaacctccacctcccaagttcaagtgattctcgtgcctcagcctcccaagtacctgggactataggtgtgtgccaccatacctggctgagttttgtattttttgtagagacggggtttcaccatgttggccaggatggtcttgaactcctgacctcaagtgatctgtccgcctcagcctcccaaagtgctgggattacaggcatgtgccaccgcgcctagccgtgaattatatctcaataaagctgtttaaaaatgttttggaaaaatgTTATCTTTGCCCTTTTGATTTATTGTTTGACCTATAGGTTTATTAGAAATGTGTtgcttggctgggcgtggtggctcacacctgtaatcctaacactttgggaggcttaggcaggtggattgcctgagctcaggagttcgagaccagcctggctaacatggcgaaaccccatctctactaaaaatacaaaaaattaaccgggtgtggtggtgagcgcctgtaatcccagctacttggtggctgaggcaagagaatcgcttgaacctgggaggcagaggttgcagtgatccaagattgtgccactgcactccagcctgggtgacagaaggattTTCTGTctccaaacacacaaaaaagatatgTGTGGCTTAACTTCTAAAGGTTTATAGATGTTACATTTAGgtatttaatttataaacatttagggatttgtattattttttgtttccaatttAATTCCACAATAAttagagaacatattttgtacagtttttttcttttgaaatatattaaatgtataaaatggtAGCAGGTCTGTTCTCTCTGGAGTTTAGTAGTGAAGACACagttgttctatttttttattttcctagggaagttgatttattttgagttaatttgtggAATAGTATGTGGTTTTATTGAGCCTAGTTCTTCAGTGCAAAAGCAACTAGGGGCATGACATTTGTCTGACATAAAATTAatcagttctttatttttatttcttatagattcagggggtacgagtgcagttttgttacatgggtatattgtgaaGCTCAGATATCTGGGCTTTTAATGTCACTATcatccaaatagtgaacattgtacccaataggttaTTTTCCAACCCTCACCCATTTCCCAACCTCCCACCTTTTGGAGTTTTCAATATCTGTTTATTATTCCACTCTATATGTCCACGTGTAcccattgtttaactcccacttagaaatgaaaatttgcaGTATTTGAcattctgagttatttcacttaggataatggcctccagttccatacATGTTGCTTCAAaaggcatgatttcattcttttttatgactcagtagtattccatggtatatataccatattttctttattcaataatccattgatggacacttaggttgattccattcattatcgctattgtcaatagtgctgcgGTAAATGTACAAGtgtaggtgtctttttgatataatgctTACTTTTTCTTAAGGTAGAtaccagtagtgggactgctggatcaaagggcggttctatttttagttttttaagaaagctccatattgttttccatagaggttgtactaatttacatttccatcaacagtgtataagtgttcccttttctctgtatccttgccaacatcagttgttttttgactttttaataacagccattttgactggtgtaagatggtatcgcattgttttaatttgaagttctctgatgattagtaatgttgagtatTTATGGGCcagttgtatgtcttcttttgaaaaatgtctgttcatgtcctttgcccacttcttaatgggattatttgtggatttttttcttgttaagttcctagtagattctgaatattagtcctttgtcagatgcatagtttgcagatattttctcccattctgtaagttgtctgtttattctcttgattatttcttttgctatgcttAAGcttttaagtcccatttgtctattttagggctttgttgcatttgcttttgaggacttagtcataaattttttGCCTAGGCCATTGTCCGGAAGGggttttcctaggttttcttctagaatttttatagtttcaggtcttagcctttaatccatcttgagttattttttgtatatgatgaaagatatgggttcagttttattcttctgcatatggctgtcAAGTTTtatcagcaccatttattaaatagggtgtcctttccccagtgtctatttttgtCAATTTCATCAAAGATCAGTAgtttgtaggtatgtggctttattgctgggttctctattctgttccattgatctgtgtgtctgtttttataccagtacatgttgttttggttaccatagccttatAGTATCAACATTAATCAGTTATTAAAGAATAGGAACTGGGTTGTCTAGAATCTTAACCATAGTGTTCTTACATACAGTTTAATTACCATGGAGAGTCTAATAATTTGCCTGTTCAATAAGGTCCTCTGTCAGTGCTTTTGATACagattttagttttctaaaatttgcctgaatttaaaaaattttgaatctAGTTTTAGCCTTTTGTATTTTAACTAGAAATAGATAAAGTGCAGATAATACTCAAGTATTTTGAGATGATAGAACATCATTATGTCATTTGCATCTTTATTGAAAAGTATCTTTTAGTGCTTATTTATACGTTGGTTATTTTATAATTCCTGCAATAAAATGCAGCAatggtatatttagaaaatacttctgaaagactttctatttctttttatctaaTTTAGAGTTCATTGTCGAAATGCTGGACCTGTAGCTGTAGCTGAGAAGAGCATTACCCAGGTTGCAGAGAAATTCATATTAAGAGGTTATTGTCCAGATTGCAATCAAGTCTTTGTGGATGAAACCAGCACCCAAAATCATAAGCAGAATTCAGGACACAAAGTCCGAGTCATTAACTCAGTGGAAGAAtcagtcttactctattgccacAGCAGCGAAGGGAACAAGGATCCTTCTTCTGACTTGCATTTATTGTTGGATCAATCAAAATTTTCATCACTTAAAAGAACCATGTCTATTAAAGAATCTAGCTCACTGGAGTGCATTGCCATTCCAAAAAAGAAGatgaatttaaaagataaaagccaTGAAGGTGTTGCTTGTgtccagaaagaaaaatcagtagtTAAAACCTGGTTCTGTGAATGCAATCAGCGATTCCCAAGTGAAGATGCAGTAGAAAAGCATGTTTTCTCAGCAAACACAATGGGTTATAAATGTGTGGTCTGTGGAAAGGTATGTGATGATTCAGGGGTCATTCGTTTACACATGAGCCGGATTCACGGAGGGGCACatttaaataactttcttttctgGTGTCGGACATGCAAAAAGGAGTTAACAAGGAAAGATACTATCATGGCACATGTGACTGAATTTCATAATGGACACAGATATTTTTATGAGATGGATGAGGTAGAAGGTGAAACTTTGCCATCATCCTCTACAACATTGGATAATTTGACTGCTAACAAGCCTTCATCAGCTATTACTGTTATTGATCATTCCCCGGCAAATAGTTCTCCGAGGGGTAAATGGCAATGCCGGATTTGTGAAGATATGTTTGATTCCCAGGAATATGTAAAACAGCACTGCATGTCTTTGGCAAGCCACAAGTTTCATAGATACAGCTGTGCTCACTGCAGAAAGCCTTTTCATAAGATAGAAACATTGTACCGACATTGCCAAGATGAGCATGACAATGAGATAAAGATTAAATACTTCTGTGGGCTTTGTGATCTTATCTTTAATGTGGAAGAAGCATTTCTGAGTCATTATGAGGAGCACCACAGCATAGATTATGTATTTGTGTCAGAAAAAACTGAAACTTCAATTAAAACCGAAGATGATTTTCCAGTAATAGAGACCAGTAACCAGTTAACTTGTGGTTGCCGTGAGAGTTACATCTGTAAAGTCAACAGAAAAGAAGATTATAGCAGATGTCTCCAAATCATGCTGGATAAAGGAAAACTGTGGTTTCGCTGCAGTTTATGTTCGGCAACAGCACAGAATTTAACCGACATGAACACTCATATCCATCAAGTGCACAAAGAAAAGAGTGATGAGGAGGAGCAGCAGTATGTAATCAAGTGTGGCACCTGCACCAAAGCATTTCATGATCCTGAGAGTGCACAGCAGCATTTCCATAGAAAACATTGCTTCTTACAGAAACCCAGTGTGGCTCATTTTGGATCTGAAAAATCAAACCTGTACAAGTTTACTGCTAGTGCCTCACATACagagagaaaactgaaacagGCAATAAACTATTCAAAAAGTTTAGACATGGAGAAAGGAGTTGAGAATGACCTAAGCTATCAGAATATAGGTATGGCTTTATAGCTCTATGCAAATTTCATATACTGATATTGAAACTTACAATGTACCCACCTCGATTCAATTTTGAAGCAAGAAACAGGGTAACTTCTTGATGGTATGTTAATTATTATGGTATATACATTTTAGGGGTTTGTATTCCTACTACTACATTTATCCACTTTCTAAACTTACGAGGACAGAGTATATGTTggctttaaataatatatattttagatatcattttattttacaaaaggtGTGGAgattttgaagatgaaggaagttGATAGTTTTTCTGAAAGTTAGATTTCAAAGTTATCCTAGTATTAATATCATTTAgatttttcttgtaa is part of the Homo sapiens chromosome 6, GRCh38.p14 Primary Assembly genome and encodes:
- the ZNF451 gene encoding E3 SUMO-protein ligase ZNF451 isoform X3, producing MGDPGSEEGPLRPVLEYIDLVSSDDEEPSTSYTDENIKRKDHIDYQKDKVALTLARLARHVEVEKQQKEEKNRAFREKIDFQHAHGLQELEFIRGHSDTEAARLCVDQWLKMPGLKTGTINCGTKSSFRRGGHTWVSGKPILCPIMHCNKEFDNGHLLLGHLKRFDHSPCDPTITLHGPFFSSFACVVCYKKFVTQQQYRDHLFDKEATDDGHNNNLLPQIIQCFACPNCFLLFSRKEECSKHMSGKNHFHQSFKLGDNKGIAHPISFPSFAKKLLISLCKDVPFQVKCVACHKTLRSHMELTAHFRVHCRNAGPVAVAEKSITQVAEKFILRGYCPDCNQVFVDETSTQNHKQNSGHKVRVINSVEESVLLYCHSSEGNKDPSSDLHLLLDQSKFSSLKRTMSIKESSSLECIAIPKKKMNLKDKSHEGVACVQKEKSVVKTWFCECNQRFPSEDAVEKHVFSANTMGYKCVVCGKVCDDSGVIRLHMSRIHGGAHLNNFLFWCRTCKKELTRKDTIMAHVTEFHNGHRYFYEMDEVEGETLPSSSTTLDNLTANKPSSAITVIDHSPANSSPRGKWQCRICEDMFDSQEYVKQHCMSLASHKFHRYSCAHCRKPFHKIETLYRHCQDEHDNEIKIKYFCGLCDLIFNVEEAFLSHYEEHHSIDYVFVSEKTETSIKTEDDFPVIETSNQLTCGCRESYICKVNRKEDYSRCLQIMLDKGKLWFRCSLCSATAQNLTDMNTHIHQVHKEKSDEEEQQYVIKCGTCTKAFHDPESAQQHFHRKHCFLQKPSVAHFGSEKSNLYKFTASASHTERKLKQAINYSKSLDMEKGVENDLSYQNIGGNTNWKPPLNCKIYNYLNRIGCFFLHPRCSKRKDAADFAICMHAGRLDEQLPKQIPFTILSGDQGFLELENQFKKTQRPAHILNPHHLEGDMMCALLNSISDTTKECDSDDNMGAKNTSIGEEFISTEDVELEEAIRRSLEEM
- the ZNF451 gene encoding E3 SUMO-protein ligase ZNF451 isoform X4, whose protein sequence is MGDPGSEIIESVPPAGPEASESTTDENEDDIQFVSEGPLRPVLEYIDLVSSDDEEPSTSYTDENIKRKDHIDYQKDKVALTLARLARHVEVEKQQKEEKNRAFREKIDFQHAHGLQELEFIRGHSDTEAARLCVDQWLKMPGLKTGTINCGTKSSFRRGGHTWVSGKPILCPIMHCNKEFDNGHLLLGHLKRFDHSPCDPTITLHGPFFSSFACVVCYKKFVTQQQYRDHLFDKEATDDGHNNNLLPQIIQCFACPNCFLLFSRKEECSKHMSGKNHFHQSFKLGDNKGIAHPISFPSFAKKLLISLCKDVPFQVKCVACHKTLRSHMELTAHFRVHCRNAGPVAVAEKSITQVAEKFILRGYCPDCNQVFVDETSTQNHKQNSGHKVRVINSVEESVLLYCHSSEGNKDPSSDLHLLLDQSKFSSLKRTMSIKESSSLECIAIPKKKMNLKDKSHEGVACVQKEKSVVKTWFCECNQRFPSEDAVEKHVFSANTMGYKCVVCGKVCDDSGVIRLHMSRIHGGAHLNNFLFWCRTCKKELTRKDTIMAHVTEFHNGHRYFYEMDEVEGETLPSSSTTLDNLTANKPSSAITVIDHSPANSSPRGKWQCRICEDMFDSQEYVKQHCMSLASHKFHRYSCAHCRKPFHKIETLYRHCQDEHDNEIKIKYFCGLCDLIFNVEEAFLSHYEEHHSIDYVFVSEKTETSIKTEDDFPVIETSNQLTCGCRESYICKVNRKEDYSRCLQIMLDKGKLWFRCSLCSATAQNLTDMNTHIHQVHKEKSDEEEQQYVIKCGTCTKAFHDPESAQQHFHRKHCFLQKPSVAHFGSEKSNLYKFTASASHTERKLKQAINYSKSLDMEKGVENDLSYQNIEEEIVELPDLDYLRTMTHIVFVDFDNWSNFFGHLPGHLNQGTFIWGFQVTLLESFSLHASVVNVSSIW
- the ZNF451 gene encoding E3 SUMO-protein ligase ZNF451 isoform X2, with product MATIPSLLIKLHENIKRKDHIDYQKDKVALTLARLARHVEVEKQQKEEKNRAFREKIDFQHAHGLQELEFIRGHSDTEAARLCVDQWLKMPGLKTGTINCGTKSSFRRGGHTWVSGKPILCPIMHCNKEFDNGHLLLGHLKRFDHSPCDPTITLHGPFFSSFACVVCYKKFVTQQQYRDHLFDKEATDDGHNNNLLPQIIQCFACPNCFLLFSRKEECSKHMSGKNHFHQSFKLGDNKGIAHPISFPSFAKKLLISLCKDVPFQVKCVACHKTLRSHMELTAHFRVHCRNAGPVAVAEKSITQVAEKFILRGYCPDCNQVFVDETSTQNHKQNSGHKVRVINSVEESVLLYCHSSEGNKDPSSDLHLLLDQSKFSSLKRTMSIKESSSLECIAIPKKKMNLKDKSHEGVACVQKEKSVVKTWFCECNQRFPSEDAVEKHVFSANTMGYKCVVCGKVCDDSGVIRLHMSRIHGGAHLNNFLFWCRTCKKELTRKDTIMAHVTEFHNGHRYFYEMDEVEGETLPSSSTTLDNLTANKPSSAITVIDHSPANSSPRGKWQCRICEDMFDSQEYVKQHCMSLASHKFHRYSCAHCRKPFHKIETLYRHCQDEHDNEIKIKYFCGLCDLIFNVEEAFLSHYEEHHSIDYVFVSEKTETSIKTEDDFPVIETSNQLTCGCRESYICKVNRKEDYSRCLQIMLDKGKLWFRCSLCSATAQNLTDMNTHIHQVHKEKSDEEEQQYVIKCGTCTKAFHDPESAQQHFHRKHCFLQKPSVAHFGSEKSNLYKFTASASHTERKLKQAINYSKSLDMEKGVENDLSYQNIEEEIVELPDLDYLRTMTHIVFVDFDNWSNFFGHLPGHLNQGTFIWGFQGGNTNWKPPLNCKIYNYLNRIGCFFLHPRCSKRKDAADFAICMHAGRLDEQLPKQIPFTILSGDQGFLELENQFKKTQRPAHILNPHHLEGDMMCALLNSISDTTKECDSDDNMGAKNTSIGEEFISTEDVELEEAIRRSLEEM